Proteins encoded together in one Candidatus Paceibacterota bacterium window:
- a CDS encoding metallopeptidase family protein — protein MQEFELMAAVAYDRLPEWVRTRMKNVAITIEDFVDTDTVRDMGLEDHMGLLGLYKGVPQTERTIAAGFEMPDTIVLYRMPILEEASDSGKPIEDVLFETLWHEIAHHFGLTEEDVEKRESEEFGEPV, from the coding sequence ATGCAGGAATTCGAGCTTATGGCGGCGGTCGCATACGATCGACTGCCGGAATGGGTGCGCACCAGAATGAAGAACGTCGCCATAACGATCGAAGATTTCGTAGATACCGATACTGTCCGTGATATGGGCCTTGAAGACCATATGGGACTTCTCGGTCTCTATAAAGGCGTGCCGCAGACCGAACGGACGATTGCCGCAGGATTCGAGATGCCTGATACGATCGTCCTCTACCGCATGCCGATACTGGAAGAGGCTTCGGATTCTGGAAAACCGATCGAAGATGTCTTATTCGAGACTCTTTGGCACGAGATCGCGCATCATTTTGGCCTCACCGAAGAGGACGTCGAGAAAAGGGAAAGCGAAGAGTTCGGCGAGCCTGTATAA
- a CDS encoding ATP-binding cassette domain-containing protein: MATDVVLRFDEVSFEYGHNKPILDEVSFSVRRGSKITIMGQNGAGKSTIFGMILAAAGQNAGQGQTTPKITSGNIHITRGLSIAIARQVIPRPELALSVRDFFQKALMDTNGGKKCTISTRAWTKRSMR; the protein is encoded by the coding sequence ATGGCCACCGACGTAGTACTGCGGTTCGACGAAGTGTCGTTCGAATACGGGCACAATAAGCCGATCCTCGACGAGGTGAGCTTTTCGGTGCGCCGCGGCTCGAAGATCACCATCATGGGCCAGAACGGCGCGGGCAAGTCGACGATATTCGGCATGATATTGGCGGCAGCGGGGCAGAATGCGGGCCAGGGTCAGACTACGCCGAAAATTACGAGTGGCAACATCCACATCACCCGCGGCCTTTCGATCGCCATCGCGCGGCAGGTCATTCCGCGACCGGAATTGGCGCTTTCCGTCAGGGACTTTTTCCAAAAAGCCCTCATGGACACGAATGGCGGCAAAAAGTGTACGATATCGACCCGCGCATGGACGAAGCGCTCGATGCGGTGA
- a CDS encoding ATP-binding cassette domain-containing protein yields MDEALDAVNFPLPATGKDRVVSSFSGGQQARFLLASALVQNPDILLLDEPTNNLDKAGIEHLTAFLKAYPKTVIVISHEADFLNSFTDGVLYLDVHTKKVEQYQGDYYDVLKDITARVDRENRANALLQKEIQAKKDQANAFAMKGGGLRLVAKRMREKAEELEEDIVEVRKEDKTIKPFTIPAQPEFTGVIMEIKGYKVFKNHKPVKRTCAVKLKRRQHLLLKGPNGIGKSTLLEALATGKNSDGSANEGATIASGARVGYYRQDFSTLNFEDTVHESLLSASATHIEQHIRAVAAGFLIHADMMDTKIGALSEGQKGLVAFARLVLQKPSLLILDEPTNHINFRHIPVIAKALDEYEGAMILVSHVPEFVSQIRIDETLDLEG; encoded by the coding sequence ATGGACGAAGCGCTCGATGCGGTGAACTTTCCATTGCCTGCGACGGGAAAGGACCGCGTTGTCAGCTCGTTCTCGGGCGGGCAGCAGGCGCGATTTTTGCTAGCTTCGGCCTTGGTCCAGAATCCGGATATCCTGTTGCTCGACGAGCCGACGAACAATCTGGACAAAGCGGGTATCGAGCACCTGACCGCATTCCTCAAAGCGTATCCGAAGACCGTCATCGTCATTTCGCACGAGGCGGATTTCCTCAATTCATTCACGGACGGCGTCTTGTACCTGGATGTGCATACCAAGAAAGTCGAGCAGTATCAGGGCGACTATTATGACGTGCTCAAAGACATAACTGCGCGCGTCGATCGCGAAAATCGCGCCAATGCGTTGCTCCAGAAAGAGATCCAGGCCAAGAAAGACCAGGCCAATGCATTCGCCATGAAGGGCGGCGGGCTTCGCTTGGTCGCCAAGCGCATGCGCGAGAAAGCCGAAGAGCTCGAAGAAGACATCGTCGAGGTGCGCAAGGAAGACAAGACCATCAAGCCGTTCACCATTCCTGCGCAGCCTGAATTCACGGGCGTGATCATGGAGATCAAGGGATATAAGGTATTCAAGAACCATAAGCCGGTGAAAAGGACATGCGCGGTGAAATTGAAGCGCCGCCAGCACCTGCTTTTGAAGGGTCCGAACGGCATAGGGAAGTCGACGCTACTCGAAGCTTTGGCGACGGGCAAGAATTCAGATGGCAGCGCGAACGAAGGCGCGACGATCGCATCGGGCGCGCGCGTCGGATACTATCGCCAGGATTTTTCGACCCTGAATTTCGAAGATACGGTGCACGAATCGCTGCTGTCGGCGTCGGCGACGCATATCGAACAGCATATCCGCGCGGTCGCGGCAGGATTTTTGATACATGCAGACATGATGGATACCAAGATCGGCGCATTGTCCGAAGGCCAGAAAGGCCTCGTGGCATTTGCGCGATTGGTCCTGCAGAAGCCCAGCCTCCTCATTTTGGACGAGCCTACGAACCATATTAATTTCAGGCACATTCCTGTGATCGCCAAGGCGCTGGATGAATATGAAGGTGCGATGATATTGGTGAGCCATGTGCCGGAATTTGTGTCGCAAATTCGGATCGATGAGACGTTGGATTTGGAGGGGTAG
- a CDS encoding DEAD/DEAH box helicase: protein MTPIKTLEAAEHAVSPSVKFTDLSLSDSLLGALNKHDFVTPTPIQSRVIPLGIEGKDIIGIAQTGTGKTLGFGIPMIERIIADKNARGLVLLPTRELALQVDETIRKVGTGLGIYTAVLIGGDSMGRQIRDLRAGPNIVIATPGRLIDHLEQKTISLDRVSMLVLDEADHMFDIGFMPQIKEIVKKVPKTRQTMLFSATMPEPIAKLAMEHMQLPLRIEVAPAGTANKNVEQEIVVVERKAKFGLLSKLVGEHQGQPVLVFTRTKHGAKEIARSLRDSGMTAAEIHSNRTLGQRREALDGFKKHKYQVLVATDIAARGIDVKDVALVVNYDLPEQSEDYVHRIGRTGRAGKEGKAVSFATPDQKRDIMDIERLIKKEIPRKSHEGAAMSESSFSGGSRGYGSRGGRGFGRGGFRGSRGGFRGGPRSFGGPRGGHSSHSAHGHSHGHAGHTVGSHGGASRGPRRGFNSKYPRPLKTDPSKKVELGTGYRRVFRKGVR from the coding sequence ATGACACCCATAAAAACTCTCGAAGCGGCAGAGCATGCCGTTTCTCCGTCGGTTAAATTCACCGATCTGTCGTTGAGCGATTCGCTCCTCGGCGCTCTCAATAAGCATGACTTCGTCACCCCGACGCCGATCCAGTCGCGCGTCATCCCTTTGGGCATCGAAGGCAAAGACATCATCGGCATCGCCCAGACCGGAACGGGCAAGACGCTCGGCTTCGGCATTCCTATGATCGAGCGCATCATCGCGGACAAGAACGCTCGCGGATTGGTGCTTTTGCCTACGCGCGAGCTTGCATTGCAGGTGGACGAGACGATCCGCAAGGTCGGCACCGGCCTCGGCATATATACTGCCGTCCTCATCGGCGGCGATTCGATGGGACGCCAGATCCGCGACCTTCGCGCCGGTCCCAATATCGTCATCGCGACGCCAGGACGCTTGATAGACCATCTCGAGCAGAAGACGATCTCGCTCGACCGCGTCTCGATGCTCGTCTTGGATGAAGCGGACCACATGTTCGACATCGGCTTCATGCCGCAGATCAAGGAGATCGTGAAAAAGGTGCCGAAGACGCGCCAGACCATGCTTTTCTCCGCGACCATGCCCGAGCCGATCGCGAAATTAGCTATGGAGCATATGCAGCTGCCGTTGCGTATCGAGGTCGCTCCTGCGGGCACGGCGAATAAGAACGTCGAACAGGAGATCGTCGTCGTCGAGCGTAAGGCCAAGTTCGGCTTGCTCTCCAAGCTCGTCGGCGAACATCAGGGCCAGCCGGTGCTCGTATTCACGCGCACCAAGCACGGCGCGAAGGAGATCGCGCGATCGCTCCGCGATTCCGGCATGACCGCTGCAGAGATTCATTCGAACCGCACGCTCGGCCAGAGGCGCGAGGCGTTGGACGGCTTCAAGAAGCATAAATATCAGGTCCTCGTGGCGACCGACATCGCGGCGCGCGGCATAGACGTCAAAGACGTCGCTCTCGTCGTCAACTACGATCTGCCTGAGCAGTCCGAAGACTATGTCCACCGCATCGGCCGTACCGGCCGCGCGGGCAAGGAAGGCAAGGCGGTTTCGTTCGCGACCCCGGACCAGAAGCGCGACATCATGGATATCGAGCGCCTTATAAAGAAAGAGATCCCTCGCAAGAGCCACGAAGGCGCGGCTATGTCCGAAAGCTCGTTCAGCGGCGGGTCTCGCGGTTACGGATCGCGCGGCGGACGCGGATTCGGTCGCGGAGGTTTCCGCGGCAGCAGGGGCGGTTTCCGCGGAGGTCCACGAAGCTTCGGCGGTCCTCGCGGCGGTCATTCGTCGCATTCTGCGCATGGCCACTCGCATGGTCACGCAGGCCATACGGTAGGCTCTCATGGCGGCGCATCGCGCGGCCCTCGACGCGGTTTCAATTCAAAATATCCTCGACCTCTCAAGACCGATCCTTCGAAGAAGGTAGAGCTCGGCACCGGTTACAGGCGCGTATTCAGGAAGGGCGTCCGATAA
- a CDS encoding GIY-YIG nuclease family protein yields MVSCADGTLYTGITTDLDRRMAEHNAGGKAGAKYTHARLPVQLAYSKKYKDRSSASIAEAALKKLSREEKMEMIAVEALIG; encoded by the coding sequence ATGGTCTCCTGCGCCGACGGCACGCTCTATACCGGCATCACGACCGATCTGGATCGAAGGATGGCCGAGCACAATGCGGGCGGCAAAGCGGGCGCGAAGTACACGCATGCCCGCCTGCCGGTCCAATTGGCGTATTCAAAGAAATATAAAGACCGCTCGTCCGCATCCATCGCCGAAGCGGCTCTGAAGAAGCTTTCCCGCGAGGAAAAGATGGAGATGATAGCGGTGGAGGCTTTGATAGGGTAG
- a CDS encoding MliC family protein: MENTTHTKTIWAWLIIAILVVLAYVSFHMIKRGGDIDVPPGFVGPKNDIVNDVVFACTAGKSIHAVFHTTNTVDLVLSDGRALSIPQVISASGARYADADESFVFWNKGNTAFIQEKGATTFAGCAIK; this comes from the coding sequence ATGGAAAATACAACTCATACGAAAACGATCTGGGCATGGCTTATTATCGCGATCCTTGTGGTCCTCGCATATGTTTCTTTTCATATGATTAAGAGAGGCGGTGATATCGATGTCCCGCCGGGCTTCGTCGGTCCTAAAAACGACATCGTGAATGACGTCGTATTCGCGTGCACGGCAGGAAAAAGCATCCATGCCGTATTTCATACGACTAATACGGTCGACCTCGTCCTTTCTGACGGCCGCGCTCTCTCTATTCCGCAGGTCATATCTGCATCCGGCGCTCGCTATGCCGACGCCGACGAATCATTCGTCTTCTGGAACAAGGGCAACACAGCGTTCATACAAGAAAAAGGAGCGACGACGTTCGCAGGCTGCGCTATCAAATAG
- a CDS encoding aminoacetone oxidase family FAD-binding enzyme: MKKGAFKERYDVCVIGGGPAGMMAAGRAAESGASVVLIEKNEGLGKKLLITGGGRCNVTNDTPDIRAFLGKLKGKGKFLFSTFAQHAVAESLAFFNGRNMPTKVENEGRVFPLSNSAKSVWDVLVKYMKDTKVEVASGVSAKGLHIQDGKIVGVNVMRGESKSGAKVIETIVADSYIIATGGTSHPETGSTGEGFEWLRKAGHTIVEPDAALVPIKIGEKWVRELSGVSNQHAKLTIIEKRAAGQGAENVKENGKESRGKSLVGRMVFAHFGISGPLAINFSKDVRESLQYAQPGDKVELSLDIMPDFDNAALDKKAQESFTANSNKKVKNAIKDLVTPAMSSAVIELAQLDPEKEINIVTREERLRLVKILKDMRMTPIGFLGKEKAIVASGGVKLEEVDFKTMKSRIVPNLYLVGDVLDIERPSGGYSLQLCWSTGWVAGTDAAKKA, from the coding sequence ATGAAGAAAGGCGCTTTTAAGGAAAGATATGACGTCTGCGTCATCGGCGGAGGCCCGGCGGGCATGATGGCGGCCGGGCGCGCGGCTGAATCGGGCGCATCGGTCGTTCTGATCGAAAAGAACGAGGGTCTCGGCAAGAAGCTCCTCATCACCGGCGGCGGGCGATGCAACGTCACGAACGATACGCCTGATATCCGCGCGTTCCTCGGCAAGCTCAAGGGCAAGGGCAAATTCCTGTTCTCGACCTTCGCGCAGCATGCGGTCGCCGAGTCGCTCGCTTTTTTCAACGGCCGCAATATGCCGACCAAAGTCGAAAACGAAGGTCGCGTCTTCCCTCTATCCAACAGCGCAAAATCGGTGTGGGACGTGCTCGTCAAATATATGAAGGATACTAAGGTCGAAGTCGCGTCAGGCGTCTCGGCCAAAGGGCTTCACATCCAGGACGGCAAGATCGTGGGCGTGAACGTGATGCGCGGCGAAAGTAAAAGCGGCGCGAAAGTGATCGAAACCATCGTCGCTGATTCATACATCATCGCGACTGGCGGCACATCGCATCCTGAAACCGGTTCAACGGGCGAGGGATTCGAATGGCTCCGCAAAGCGGGCCATACCATCGTCGAGCCTGATGCCGCCCTCGTTCCCATAAAGATCGGCGAAAAATGGGTGCGCGAGCTATCGGGCGTTTCCAATCAGCACGCGAAACTGACGATCATCGAAAAACGGGCTGCTGGCCAAGGCGCGGAAAATGTAAAAGAGAACGGCAAAGAATCGCGGGGAAAATCGCTCGTCGGCCGCATGGTATTCGCCCATTTCGGCATCAGCGGCCCTCTGGCTATCAATTTCTCGAAGGACGTCCGCGAATCGCTCCAGTACGCCCAGCCCGGCGACAAAGTAGAGCTTTCGCTCGACATAATGCCCGATTTCGACAATGCAGCTTTGGATAAAAAAGCGCAGGAATCGTTTACGGCTAATTCCAATAAGAAGGTAAAGAATGCGATCAAAGACCTCGTCACGCCGGCGATGTCTTCGGCCGTCATCGAATTGGCGCAGCTCGACCCTGAAAAAGAGATCAATATCGTTACGCGCGAAGAGCGCCTTCGCCTCGTAAAGATCCTGAAAGACATGCGCATGACGCCCATCGGATTCCTCGGCAAAGAGAAAGCCATCGTCGCATCGGGCGGCGTAAAGCTCGAAGAAGTCGATTTCAAGACTATGAAATCGCGCATCGTGCCGAATCTGTATCTGGTCGGAGACGTTCTAGATATCGAAAGGCCTTCGGGCGGATACAGCCTCCAGCTCTGCTGGTCTACGGGATGGGTCGCGGGAACAGATGCTGCTAAAAAGGCCTAG
- a CDS encoding DNA adenine methylase has protein sequence MRFIGNKEKLLEKIHSTVVDLGFQDGTFCDFFSGTSNVGRFFKEKGYSVLSSDLMYFSFVLQKAYIENNEEVRFARLLNRIGTTASEALFSNSLEQVLFYLNNLGGIKGFIYENYTEEGTRNEQFIRKYLTGKNAEKIDAQRQQIELWRKEKIISENEYFVLLACLIESVPFYANISGVYAAFLKKYDPRSLKRFEIKPIKLYTGKRNYRVYNKNSMDLISDLKVDVLYLDPPYNERQYAPNYHLLETIARYDNPAIKGITGMRDYSEQKSEFCNPNSALRALKTVVSEAKYKCLLLSYNSEGIMPQAEILKILSEFGSVQMKEINYLRFKSNNKGESATKKHIKEQLYLLQRK, from the coding sequence ATGAGATTCATCGGAAACAAAGAAAAGCTCCTGGAGAAAATACACTCAACCGTCGTTGATTTAGGATTCCAAGACGGCACCTTTTGTGACTTTTTTTCCGGTACATCAAACGTAGGTAGATTCTTTAAGGAAAAGGGTTACTCTGTCCTTTCATCGGATCTAATGTACTTCTCTTTCGTATTACAGAAAGCTTATATAGAAAATAATGAGGAGGTTAGATTTGCGAGGCTTTTAAACAGGATCGGAACAACCGCATCAGAGGCTCTATTCTCAAATTCCCTAGAACAGGTCTTGTTCTATCTTAATAATTTGGGCGGTATCAAAGGGTTTATATATGAAAACTACACTGAAGAAGGAACGCGGAACGAGCAATTCATACGTAAATATTTAACTGGAAAGAACGCGGAGAAAATTGATGCCCAACGCCAACAGATTGAATTATGGAGAAAAGAAAAAATAATTTCAGAAAATGAATATTTTGTGCTACTGGCATGTTTGATCGAAAGTGTACCCTTTTACGCAAATATTTCTGGTGTATATGCCGCTTTCTTAAAAAAATACGACCCGAGATCTTTGAAAAGATTCGAGATAAAACCTATAAAGCTTTACACCGGGAAGAGAAATTACCGTGTCTATAACAAAAATAGCATGGATTTAATATCGGACTTAAAGGTTGATGTTCTCTACCTTGATCCTCCATATAACGAAAGACAGTATGCACCAAATTATCATTTACTGGAGACAATTGCGAGATATGACAATCCAGCGATAAAGGGGATTACGGGTATGCGAGATTACAGTGAACAGAAGTCAGAATTCTGTAATCCAAATAGTGCACTCAGAGCATTAAAAACTGTAGTGAGTGAAGCAAAATACAAATGCCTACTTCTTAGTTACAACTCTGAAGGTATTATGCCTCAGGCAGAGATTCTAAAAATACTTAGTGAGTTTGGAAGCGTTCAAATGAAGGAAATCAACTATCTCCGTTTCAAAAGCAATAACAAAGGGGAGTCTGCGACAAAAAAGCATATAAAAGAACAGCTATATTTACTACAAAGAAAGTAG
- a CDS encoding peptidylprolyl isomerase, translating to MLKRTWFPGLVALIIVFCVYWFGIRDSGPSTTLDPYNQNPAAQNPGISNSQIQTPTQQETPSTSDIKTIMDNITTATLHTNKGDITIQFNPETPITAANFVKLAKAGFYNGTKFHRVIKGFMDQGGDPFSKDDSLMARWGTGGPGYQFEDEIGPDNKNDVGTIAMANAGPNTNGSQFFLNAAANNFLDDKHTVFGKVTKGLDIVMAINNVQTDENDRPVSPVVIESVDLK from the coding sequence ATGCTCAAACGCACCTGGTTCCCTGGCCTCGTCGCCCTTATAATCGTCTTCTGTGTCTACTGGTTCGGAATACGCGATAGTGGCCCGTCTACGACCCTCGATCCTTACAACCAAAACCCTGCCGCGCAGAATCCAGGTATCTCCAACAGCCAAATCCAAACTCCGACCCAGCAAGAGACTCCTTCTACAAGCGATATAAAAACCATCATGGATAACATCACGACCGCGACCCTTCACACGAATAAAGGCGACATCACGATCCAGTTCAACCCGGAGACGCCGATCACCGCGGCTAATTTCGTGAAGCTCGCCAAGGCCGGCTTCTATAACGGCACGAAATTCCACCGCGTCATCAAGGGCTTCATGGACCAGGGCGGCGATCCTTTTTCCAAGGACGATTCGCTCATGGCTCGATGGGGAACGGGCGGTCCCGGCTATCAGTTCGAGGACGAGATCGGTCCTGATAACAAGAACGATGTCGGCACCATCGCCATGGCCAATGCCGGTCCTAATACCAATGGCAGCCAGTTCTTCCTGAATGCGGCGGCGAATAATTTCCTCGACGACAAGCACACCGTATTCGGCAAGGTGACCAAGGGCCTCGACATCGTTATGGCCATCAACAATGTGCAGACCGATGAAAACGACCGACCTGTGTCGCCGGTCGTGATTGAGAGCGTCGATTTGAAATAA
- a CDS encoding Dam family site-specific DNA-(adenine-N6)-methyltransferase, with translation MSIEINLKKILEREGKTLYKLCKDTGLSYQQGHAIANKKTTRIDLTTIDTLCNYLQCDPSNLISFKESILKKELEKFPLTNNSQREAENHEKNRPKPFLQWVGGKRGMVAQYKNYFPKKYNRYFEPFLGGGAIFFELNPEKSFLNDNNRELLETYKAVRDFPELVIDTLKKLKERHSEKLYEHIRNLDRNYNLFSHFRNYEIAARAIYLNQTCFNGIYRVNGKGQFNVPIGSSLDKVICDAETILKASKTLKKTSLECSDFEEATKNVAKKDLVFFDPPYYPISKTSDFTRYTKERFYEEDQIRLRKTVTELHKKGAYVMLSNSDCKFIRDLYKDFNIYTVQSSRSLNSNTTKRGKVSEVLITNY, from the coding sequence ATGAGTATAGAAATAAACCTAAAGAAAATTTTAGAGAGGGAGGGGAAAACTCTTTATAAATTATGTAAAGATACTGGTCTTAGTTACCAGCAAGGACACGCAATTGCTAACAAGAAAACAACAAGAATAGATCTGACGACCATCGATACCCTTTGTAACTATCTACAATGTGACCCATCGAATTTAATCTCTTTTAAAGAATCCATCTTAAAAAAGGAACTCGAGAAATTTCCGTTAACCAACAATTCACAGAGAGAGGCAGAAAATCACGAAAAAAATCGTCCTAAACCTTTCTTACAGTGGGTTGGAGGTAAGAGAGGCATGGTTGCACAATACAAAAATTACTTCCCAAAAAAATATAATCGCTATTTTGAGCCCTTCCTTGGAGGGGGCGCGATATTCTTTGAGCTTAATCCAGAAAAATCATTTCTCAATGACAATAACCGAGAATTACTTGAAACCTATAAAGCTGTCCGTGATTTTCCTGAACTAGTAATTGATACCCTGAAAAAACTAAAAGAAAGACACTCCGAAAAACTCTACGAGCACATAAGAAATTTGGATAGAAATTACAATCTTTTTAGCCATTTCAGAAACTATGAAATAGCCGCCCGGGCAATTTATTTAAACCAAACCTGTTTTAATGGTATTTACAGAGTAAATGGAAAAGGGCAATTTAATGTCCCTATTGGTAGTTCACTAGATAAGGTTATATGCGACGCAGAGACAATTCTAAAAGCTTCAAAAACCCTCAAGAAGACTTCTTTGGAATGTTCTGATTTTGAGGAAGCAACGAAAAATGTAGCAAAAAAGGACCTCGTTTTTTTTGATCCTCCCTACTACCCGATCTCGAAGACTTCAGACTTTACGAGGTATACCAAAGAAAGGTTTTACGAGGAAGATCAAATAAGACTCAGAAAAACCGTCACTGAATTACATAAAAAAGGCGCTTATGTAATGCTTTCGAATTCGGATTGTAAGTTCATAAGAGATCTCTATAAAGATTTCAACATTTATACGGTACAATCTAGTCGTTCTCTCAACTCAAATACAACCAAAAGAGGAAAAGTGTCTGAGGTATTAATCACCAACTACTAA
- a CDS encoding response regulator transcription factor — protein sequence MRILVVDDQAETRDLLKATLQAECFAVDTAADGAAGSFMARTNEYDLIILDHSMPKKTGLEVCQEIRRVGRHVPILMLSVNAHVDDKALALDSGADDYITKPYSHQELVSRMRALLRRTYKVEPTTFAAGGVLLDAGSQEVTKNGIDVYLTRKEFALLELLLRNKGKVVSRGTIMEHVWDMESDPLSKTIETHIVNLRKKLEKKREKLIYNIPGRGYKIKDD from the coding sequence ATGAGGATACTCGTCGTGGACGACCAAGCGGAGACCAGAGACCTCCTCAAAGCCACACTCCAGGCAGAATGTTTTGCCGTAGACACTGCGGCGGACGGCGCGGCCGGTTCGTTCATGGCCCGCACCAACGAATACGACCTGATCATCCTGGATCATTCGATGCCGAAAAAGACCGGTCTCGAAGTCTGCCAGGAGATCCGCCGCGTCGGGCGCCACGTCCCTATCCTGATGCTCTCGGTCAATGCCCACGTGGACGACAAGGCGCTTGCCCTCGATTCCGGCGCCGACGACTATATCACCAAGCCGTATTCCCATCAGGAGCTCGTATCGCGCATGCGCGCCCTGCTCCGCCGCACGTACAAAGTCGAACCGACGACGTTCGCCGCGGGCGGCGTGCTCCTCGATGCCGGAAGCCAGGAAGTGACCAAGAACGGCATAGACGTGTATCTCACCAGGAAAGAATTCGCCCTCCTCGAGCTCCTCCTCCGCAACAAGGGCAAAGTCGTATCGCGCGGCACCATCATGGAGCACGTCTGGGATATGGAGAGCGACCCCCTCTCGAAGACCATAGAGACACACATCGTCAACTTGCGCAAAAAGCTCGAAAAGAAGCGGGAAAAGCTGATCTACAACATTCCCGGCCGCGGATACAAGATAAAGGACGATTAG
- a CDS encoding histidine phosphatase family protein — protein sequence MDLKRLIILRHCDADDSGKFLTQAGNDRAVELGKLIKERFNSRPGKTIVISSEALRAIRTAYWIQIGTGSIFRTKTFPGLYSDERNCFVSHALAAIDGCRENMETLVVITHLEMAEQLPHSFGSVVLKMPTIPRQQFDRGHGIAIDCEKKTWELI from the coding sequence ATGGACCTCAAAAGACTCATCATCCTCCGGCATTGCGACGCCGACGATTCAGGCAAGTTTCTCACCCAAGCAGGCAATGACCGAGCCGTCGAATTAGGCAAGCTCATCAAGGAGCGGTTCAATTCCAGACCGGGAAAAACTATCGTGATCTCGTCGGAAGCCCTGCGGGCGATCCGCACCGCTTACTGGATCCAGATCGGCACCGGCAGCATATTCCGGACCAAGACATTCCCTGGGCTCTACTCTGACGAAAGGAATTGCTTCGTGTCCCATGCGCTTGCGGCGATAGACGGCTGCCGCGAGAACATGGAAACCCTCGTCGTGATCACTCATCTCGAAATGGCGGAACAGCTTCCCCATTCATTCGGATCGGTGGTGTTGAAGATGCCCACCATCCCGAGGCAGCAATTCGACCGCGGTCACGGCATCGCCATCGATTGCGAGAAGAAGACCTGGGAATTGATCTGA
- the lexA gene encoding transcriptional repressor LexA, producing the protein MIETYKKKIIAFYERHKRMPGYKELMDITGFKSKNAVYKMINKLVELGVITKDGEGRIALVRSGSEIPMLGLVEAGIPTVAEESDLDVLNLNTYLVEDRESSYLLEVKGDSMIEEGIREGDLVVAEKRGDAKEGDIVIAEVDGGWTMKYYRKKGSQIYLEPANKKYKPIYPEYDLKIAAIVRGVIRKY; encoded by the coding sequence ATGATCGAAACCTATAAGAAAAAGATCATAGCCTTCTACGAACGGCATAAGCGCATGCCGGGGTATAAGGAATTGATGGATATCACGGGTTTCAAATCCAAGAATGCGGTCTACAAGATGATCAACAAGCTCGTCGAGCTCGGCGTTATTACGAAGGACGGCGAGGGCAGGATCGCCCTTGTGCGATCGGGGAGCGAGATACCCATGCTCGGTCTTGTCGAAGCCGGTATCCCGACGGTGGCGGAAGAATCCGATCTCGATGTCCTGAATCTCAACACCTATCTCGTTGAGGACAGGGAGAGTTCGTACCTGCTCGAGGTCAAGGGCGACTCTATGATAGAAGAGGGTATAAGGGAAGGTGACCTCGTGGTTGCGGAGAAGCGCGGCGATGCGAAGGAAGGCGATATCGTCATCGCCGAAGTGGATGGAGGCTGGACGATGAAATACTACCGAAAGAAGGGCAGCCAGATCTATCTAGAGCCTGCCAACAAGAAATACAAGCCGATCTATCCCGAATACGATCTCAAGATCGCGGCTATCGTGAGGGGAGTGATACGCAAATACTAG